aattaaaaatatacttaaataacaccaAGATAagtgcctctaaaatagtaacaaaattaataataaaacaagagttatacaatatccaaataataacagcaaaatattagcaatataataatgatagtaaaataaaaaaacaacaacaattttttttttgaaattcagaTCGGGCTGGGCCAAAAAACTTATTTGAGGCCCGATCTGTTTAAAAAATGAGACttattttttgtctaaacccattttcaagtttatatttttgtccaaatcctCCCACTTTTCAGACGAGTCTTCTAACTCGATCCATGGATGAGTCTACCTCAACTGGTTAAACCACTATTTAGCATTGCTTTATTGGTCAATGAATAGTTGTTTGGGACAAACTTGACTACTTAATCTATTCTTTCAAGCTTTTCATGCTTGATTGTTAGtgttgttaatatttttacataacaaatcttcaaaaaaaaaacatagaaatgaatgaatgcaataaaaaaataagaataatagtTAGTGTTGCCATGTTATTTTATGCTTGAATAGATAATTAAGAGTTGAGGAAAATATAGGTGTCTATGGGCTATGGCAGATTACCTTAATTAATTATTCCTAATGAGACTACTATAATGGTCAGAATTCTTAATTCAAGTTATTGAGGCTTCAAAATATAATGAATTCTCAATGGACCTCAGTCCATTTCAAAATTTGGGCTTTAGAATTTCATGGTTTTGGACATccaaaaagaaaacccaaaatttatttttctcaagttgATTATGAAATCAAAGAAAATTTCCTCCAACGCCAAATTTCTCACAATGATCAGCGTTCTCGCTCAGGTTCCCAATCCAAGAAACTGAAAATTGTCTTATCTGTTCctaattcttatttttatttttttaaaatttgtggtaTTTGATGAAAATGCAGGAGCGTCTGCTTGGTGCCGCACTTGGAACCGCTTTGACAGGGATCGTAGTATTTGAGCAACGGAAACGTATCTATGAATCGATTTCAGATTATCAGTCTCAACTCGCTTTCCAATCTCAggtcctctttttttttttcttcctgcgttaaattttcttttatatttgctAATCTGAAACCCTTGAAAAAGTAGCAGATTGAAGTTCTTATAATTACTAGGTGGATGGGGGGGGGGGACTCAAGTTTTTAGcttcttttcataatttagttTTTGAAAAGGAAATTTCTTGATTTCATTGTTATgtcattatttctattttgttctgATTCTGATGAAAGGAAAAATGCTTTGTATTTGAAGAATATTTGGACTTCTGAGGAATTTATAACCATTGAAATTACAAGGGATAAGGCCATTGGTATATATTTTATGATAACctctttatataaaaataattgtggAAGTCATTGTTAATGCTTGCTCTGGTTTCGTCTGGCTAATGGTTTTTAAGAACAAGTAACTATGTCATAGTAAATGCTGGCGCATATAGAAATCCTTGTGCTTTAGTTGAAGTGATAAAACATGTGAATTGGATTCAGGGAAGGAGTGTAAATGCAAAAATCAAATGTGTAATTAGAATTCTAGATTTTAGTTTTGTATTTGATTCTTGGAAGGAACAAGTGAAATGCTTTTCTTCCTCCTTCATTTTGGGGAATTTCTTATAAACTTCTAGATTTTTCCTTTATATCGTTCTTCCCAAGAATTGAAGTTGATACGGAGAAATCTTGTGTTCCAGTATAGATTTTCTGCGGTCTTAGATGTAGAGAGGTTGTTATCACAGTCTTTAACATTTGAAGTTCAAAGTCTAACTCTTAGTATCTgtcaatgttttaaaaattaatgattgAACTTGGTGATTTGACTCCCTAGCTTTGCATAAGAAATGAGCAAATTTAAACAGTTTGTAGATAATTTATTAACAGTTCTAATTACAGAGCTGTATCTTTAGAACTGAAACCAGAGTAATCTCATCTATGACGTTATTAACACTCTagataatcatttaataataaggAGAATGTAATTGCCTGATATATTTTGGTTGCTTCCACAGTTTTAAAGTAGATTAGTTTTACACCTCTTTAATGACCGCAGAACAATCGAATATTTTGAGCAATATTGTCACCTTACGAACAACAATTTTCTTCAGGATTCTATCTTGTAGATAATTTATGTTACCTCTAATGAAGAAAGTATAGAACCTTATGTTTTAGGCCATGTTAACTTCTTATAGATTTGAGACTTATCCATGTGGTTTTGCAGTATATCTGAAGTCGAATTATAGGTAATAGCAAAGAAACAGTTAACCTCACTGGAAAGATGAACCTATTATTATCTAAAAATTGCTATACAAGCAGATTTGGCTTTTACAAGTAAAACTCTGTTTCATCATTTGCATTACTTGGTAATAAATTCTCATAGTTTTACTTTATATTTCTTCCAGATAAAAGAGCCAATATTTGGGAAGAAATCTCGCTCGGAGTTTGC
The genomic region above belongs to Gossypium hirsutum isolate 1008001.06 chromosome D05, Gossypium_hirsutum_v2.1, whole genome shotgun sequence and contains:
- the LOC107906222 gene encoding uncharacterized protein; this encodes MVLDIQKENPKFIFLKLIMKSKKISSNAKFLTMISVLAQERLLGAALGTALTGIVVFEQRKRIYESISDYQSQLAFQSQIKEPIFGKKSRSEFALLWNKAVDQIFVPVIESISSLRW